Genomic segment of Kovacikia minuta CCNUW1:
TTGAGACCATTAACACGACGTTCAGCCAATCAATCTTCGTCCACTGGGCCGTCAGGAGATAGAACAGGAACTTGAAGATGCCGACGATTGGACCACCCTCAGCCGGGGGGTAAGCGATCGCACAAACGAAGAGGTCAATGACATAGATAAGAGTCGCCATTCGACGGGCACCGGCATAGGTTTGCAGGGGCAGCAGGTTGTAGTAGCGCTTGAGGGCGCGGGCAATCGGAGGATCGTTGGGGTGGAACTGGAACTTAGGATGACGATCGTGCCGGTAGAGGATAGTGCGGATGAATTTGCGATCGTTGCGCATGATGATTGGCAACAGTTCGATGGTTTGAAAGAAGGCCCAGATGGCGAAGGCAATCAGCCAGACCAGTGAGCTGCCCAGGAACTGGATGATCCAACTGAGGACGGGTAGTTTGTTGAGCAGCTCGATGAAGCCGGAGTTGATGAACTTCTGTCCGACAATCTGAACCACGACTTCGTAGGGACTGACATTCCAGAGGCAGACAATGAGCAGAACGAGCAGCCCCAGAAAGTGGATCAGAGTCATGTAGCTGCCCAGGCGGTGCTTCCACTGGCCGGAGTCAGGGTCGTAGCTGTAGCCAACGCGTTCTAGGGGTCCTTTGCCTTTGCTGCCACCATCATTGGCAGATTGAGGTTCGGAGGCAGGGGCAGCCTTTTTGCGGCGGCGGGGTTTGATGATGACGTTTCGAGTCATGGTGATGCTTGCGATCAAGGGAATGGTTGCGGCTTCGTTACTTACCTTCGTGTTGGCCGTCGGGGTACTGAGTTCTGCCACCGGTGATGCGGAGGCCCTGTTTGCGCAGGGCGGTCATGACAACGGCGTGATTGCCAGTGGCCGCCACATCAGACATGACGGCCGTTTTGGTATCGGGTTGGAGTTTCAGAACAGCGGTGATGCCATAGACATCGCAAATGGTGGTGCCAGCGGGCAGGGGATTACCGGTGGTGACATCGGTGACGGGGCGTCCTTCTGAGATCGAGACGTAGCGAGGGTCGCCTTTCTGGAAGCCGGAGAAGATGAAGACGCAGCCCCGTTGGTAGCGACTGACGGCAATCTTGTCGAGTTCAACCAGGCTCTCTTCCGAGGACTGCATGCGCATCGCCTGCTGGTTTTGGGACTGGATCTGCTCAGTCAGGGCCGCCATCTGAGAGCTGGTCTTGAGCATGGAGGGGAGGGAAGTGAGGACGAGTCCAATAGCCGTAGCAAGGACGGCGGCTTCAAAGGGGTTGCGGCGAACCCAACGTTGGATGTTCATAGGAAAGTTGGAATGTGGAGAGTATCAACTCGGTGAGGGGATACGGGGTGGTTTTGTCTAAATAAAAAGTGGAAGCTTTATTAGGGCAGTAAACAGGTCTGCCATTAAGGTTAGTTGTGTTGTTAGCGCGCAAATCCTGTCGCCTCTGGAAGCGCTAATCGATCAGCCGCAGCGAGAAACTTGGAGGTCAAGTCAGGCACTTCAAATTCCTCAGCAAACACTTCAAAATCAGGCGTTTCAACGTTGTGAGTCAGCAGCTCCTCCGCCAGGTAATGTTGGATGCGTGTGGGAGATTGCCGCAGCCGATTAGCCATAGCGCGAGCCGTATCCCGCTCAAACTTCGTGAGCCTGCCATCAAAGGCAAATACCTGGGCGTTAATGGTATTAAATCCAGTCTGCGCGAGAGTGCCGATCGCTTTTTGAGTTTCATCCCCCAAATCATCCATTTGTTGCTGCTGGAGATCGGGATTTGGCTTGGGGCGCTTTGGCTTGGACACCTGATGCTCGTTCAACGCTGCATTATCAAGATTCAGAGGCATTTACTTTCTCCTGTAATTTCACAAAAAACTGTTTGACGGTGCCCCCACGCCCAAGCCAGCGAACGAGCTGAATCAGGATGGCAAGGTCTTGCTCTGTGTAAAACCCTTCGGACGTTGGCTCGATGCCAAGCTGATTTCGCCACCACCGCAAAGTACGATCCGGGACGTTTCGTTGCCGGTAACGGGCAAGGGTCAAACGCAGCTCCCGCGCTGTGTACAGCCCTTGAGGTAAAACCTGTGGTGTTGAAATCTGGGGGGATGCGCTCATTGCCGAGGGGATTGCCGTTTCATTGCCTTTCGAGATGGTAGCACAGAGTATATAAAAAGTGTGTACACTAGAGACGCATGGTAGGCACACCTAAAGCAAATAATGTGCTGTCGAGTAAGCTAAAGGAGAAGCAAAATGCATGAAACCCTAGTGGCAACTAACAAAAGCCGGATTGTCAGCTACGTCGATCCTGAAATCAAAGAGAAGCTTGAGAGATTGGCTGAGGTGCGTCTAAGAAGCCTCAGTAACCTTATTGAAGCGGCATTAGTTGACGAAGTTGCTAGAGCAGAAGCGAGCGGGGAATTGCCCAAGAAGACGGGTCAAAAGAATTAGACGTGCCAATACTGGGCACAAATATAAACAAAGTGTGTCCACTTTTGAGATCTGGGTATAAGATCACGACATCAGATCTGAGAGGTGAGCATGAAGCGGATTGTTTTGAGCGTCCCTGATGATTTTTATGAGGCTTTGCAAAACTTGGCAGACCAAGAAACTCGGTCAGTTCCGAACTTAGTTCTCTGGTTGACTGCTAAAGCTTTGAGGGAAGGACAAGAACAATCAGTTAGAAAAGCTAGTTAGAAAATATCATGTTGAAGCCTGTTCACATGGCTGAACTCAAAGCCCTCCTTGACCAAAGATCGAAGTACCTCGAGGGTGGTAACTCTGAGAATGCCCAAAAGGTTCAAGAACAGATTAATGAACTAAAGGAACGGTTTAAGGAAATGGAAAATAAGGAAAGCAATGGCACTCAGTAGCGACCAATCAGACCGCCTTTTGCTCCTTGTCAAAGGAGTAGAGAACTTGATGGCAGAAACGGATCAGAGCGGAGCAGAGGAGATTCTTGATGAGATGTATATGCTCATCACTAAAATTTTGGAACAGTTCCCAGAATTGGATGCAGAAGAGTGAGAATGATTGCGCTATGCCCAAACCAAGCCCAGCGAAAGAACGGCAGTGGAAATTAGAGGATGAGGCGATCTCCATGTTCCAAGACATCATCATTGCCAACCAGCAAGGCGAAATGCCCACCCCGGAGCAGATTAAGCGCGGGCAGGAAATCATGGCGGAATTAAACCGACTGAAAGGAAAGGAGTAGCTTCTATGACAGTCGCAACTCGACCCGTATCGTTTGAGGAATGGCTGACTTATGAGGACGGCACTGATCGGCGGTTTGAACTCGACCGGGGAGTGCTGGTAGAAATGGGGCAGGCCAAAGGGCGACATGGCGACATCATGGAATTCCTGAGCGATCAATTCAAAGCGGAGATCGCCAGCATGGGTCTACCTTGGGTGTCGAAGATGGGCGGACAGGTTGCCATCCGAGTTCCCCAAGTAGGACGGAGAGACACTAGCCGCGTCCCTGACGTTGTGGTCCTACCATCTGAGCAGTGGCGATCTCTGGCTAACAAAGAAGCTGTGATAGAGCTTTCTGAACCAGCACCACCGCTGGTTGTTGAAGTTGTCAGCACAGGCACTGAAACCACCGATCACCGCAAGAAACGAGCGGAGTACAACATCGTTGGAATTCCTTGTTACGTGCTGGTGGATTGGATCGATTTTGACCACAACAAGAAACCTGGGGATAAACGCGTTACTGTTTTGACGCTAGTAGAGGGACTTTACGATGAAGCAGTTTACCGAGGGGATGAGGTCGTTTTAATTCCCACATTCCCAGGGTTACAGCTCACTGCCTCGCAGATCATTCATGCCAGTGTGTAGGACGCAGCAAAGATGGAAAGCAGCATCACTATCGATCGACCCCGCAAATTCAAATGGTTGCCGCTAACAACCCCGCCTGAAGGGTTCCAATACCAAGCCTTTGGTGTCTTGTCAGGAACACTGATTGAGGATAGCGATGAGGGTCTGATGCTGTTGCACGATGGGCAACCGTTATCTCTTGCTGGATTCTCCATGCAAACGCTCAAAAAACTGCGTAAGCGTGAGAAGCCTGTAATGGGCTTTTGGAACCTTTACCCACGGCTGACCCAAAACGGGCTAAAGCTTTGGGTTGCAGCACTCACTGAGACACCCACGATCGAGCCTGGAAGGTTCATTATCAAAGGTCAGGTGTTGAGTTGGGGGAGAGGGAATGTTCTCCTCCGGGTTCACCGGAATGAGCCGAGGGAAGGTCAAAAGCCCTTTCCAGTTCAGGTAACGGGCTTCATACCTGGGATTAGGCAGGGACAATATTGGGATCTCACCTGCCAGTGGCAGGACGGAGAACTGGTAACGCTTGAAAAGCGGTTGTTTGAGATATCAGCAGTGGCTTAATGAAGATAGGAACAAATCTAACTGCTGCATTTTTCGCGATCTGCGCTTAGATCACTTAAGCTACTCACTACGGTAAATTCCTTAGCTGTTGAGTAAGCCGCAGATAACCTAACAAGTTTCCACGATTGGAAGGTACAGGAGGTAACTGGATGACATAAAAGGCCCTAAAAAGTCAGAACCCCCGCTGCGGCCAAACAGAAGGGGTAGAAGACTTTATTCACTTTTGGATAGGGTTTGGGGACTCTAACTCGACGCTCGGGAAAAGCAAATGTTAGGTCGCCCGATTTCGCTATGCCAATTTTAGTGGGATTTTGTCAAAAGGTGCAACCTCTTTGGCAAATTGCTCTAGTTTTTGCATGGCTTCCTATCCGCTGTCCTTTCAGCCATAGGGAGTTGCATTGTGCATCTGAAAATCTATAAATCCTGGGAGGGCTGCCCATGAAGCGAGCCCCCTCCCCTCAATTTCAATCTGTCCAGGAATGGGATGATTCCTTCCTCCCCACTCTTCCCTCACCGTTATGACTACCTTTGGGCAGAGCATCCAAATCCTGGCGAACGCCCGGAATGGAAGACCGAGAGCCGCCATCCCCTCTCAGATCGCCTGATCCAGCAGGGGGCTTACCTCTATGGTGTCCGCTTCGGTCAAATGACCCAGTACTGCATGCTCGACATCGACTACGGCAGTTCTTACCATCCCGTTCGCGATCGCTTCGCCTGGAGACGCATTAAAGCCGCACTCGAACCGTTGGGGCTGGTTCAGGGTGTCGTTTGCTCATCCAGCTACAGCAAGGGGTTACACCTCTACTTCCCCTTTACAGAAGCTCATAAGACATGGGCGATCGCCCTGGCGGTAACAACCTTGCTGGAAAATGCTGGCTTCAAACTGGCACCGGGGCAACTGGAGGTCTTCCCCAACTGCAAGCCCTACTCAGGGAATAGTGAAATCAGCCTCTATCAGGGCCATCGGCTTCCCATGCAAGCGGGCTCCTACCTGCTCAATGAGGAGTTACAACCCGTTTGGGCAGACCAAGCTGCCTTTGTCCAGTACTGGCAGTTTGCCCAGAACCGGAACTGTGTCCATGAGAAGGGGATGGAGCGCATTCTCAAGCAAGCCCGTCGCCGCAAGTTTCGGACCAGCACCAAGGCAGAGAAGTACCTGAATGACCTCAATGCCGAGATTGAACAGGGTTGGACAGGACCAGGGCAAACCAATCGCTTACTCGGTCGGATTGCGATGCGTTCTTATGTGTTTGGGCATATCCTCCACACCGATACTCCACTAGAAGGAGAAGCCCTGGTGGCAGATATCGTCGCAACCGCTCAGGCTCTCCCCGGTTATCAACAGTGGTGTCGGCACCAGCATGAGCTAGAGGAGAAGGCACGCCAATGGGCCCGCTGTGTGGAGAGTAGCCATTACTTTCACTATGGCATTGGCAAGCCCAAGGAAGTAGACGAGATCACTCCTCAGAATCCAGTGGAGCAGAGTTGGAACCAGCAACAGAGCCTGGCAGCCAGAGAGCGGATTCGACAGGCACTAGCAGACTTATTGGAGCAAGGCACCCTCCCATCTGGAATCAAAGAGCGCACCCAAGCCTTAGTCAGCTATGGCATTAGTGGCGCTACCCTTTATAAGCACCGGGATCTGTGGCATCCCAATCATTTGCAAGCATTATCCAGCGGCGAACCCCCAAGAGGGTCTGGGGCAGGACTGCCTGGTAACGGCGACCTGCCCCGAGAGCCCCCCAAACTTATTGGGTGAAATAGGGTGTATCCCTTTACCTAATAGGGGTTCTAGCCACCAGGAAGGAGGGGGGACAACTCACCATAGGGTGTAACCTGACGCCGGAAGCGCGTTTGAGAGGTTTTCAAGCGTTCCAGTTGGCACAGCAGCAACGGCAGCAGGTCAAGCGGCAGGTATCCAGGCAGAGGCAGATGACTCGGATGCAAGGGTATTTGGATTCCGGTGATCCAATTCTGGTAGCTGAAGCGATGGCTTGGGCAAAGGCACATCCGGGGGTGCTCGATTTTCAGCAGCTTCAGTTGCCGATCAAGTAGTTACAACTTAATGAAGAGCTTATGTCAATCAGCTCGGTAGCAGGCTGCTTTGTTTAAGCCTATGTAAGGGAGGATGCTATTCCGAGAATATGACGGATAATACTGAGAAACTGAGTATTTATCTAGCGAATCTGACGCTGATATAGATAGTCATATTGTCGCGAGATCATCTGTTCGTGCTTGGGAAACTCTAGTATGATGCCCCAACACAATACTCCGTTGGGGCAAACCCTACCACCAATCATAGGGCGGTGGAGCTGAACCGAACCGCCGTTATGAATGCTAGAGCGGATGAAGAGCGAAAAGCAGACACGCATTGAGCTAATTGATCAACTGCTGGCGCAATCGGGTTGGAACGTCAAAGACCCCACGCAGGTCGTAGAGGAATTTGACATTCTGACCGCTCAGTCTGCAAGAGTTGCTGAACCGCCAGTTTCTTACAAGGGTCACCAATTCAGCGATTATGTGTTACTTGGCAAAGATGGCAAGCCCCTAGCCGTTGTCGAAGCCAAAAAATCCAGTAAAGATGCCGCGATCGGTCGCGAACAAGCCAAGCAATATTGCTACAACATTCAGCAACAACTGGGCGGCGATCTACCGTTTTGCTTTTACACCAACGGTCATGATATCTACTTTTGGGATTTGGACAACTATCCGCCTCGTAAGGTTCTTGGCTTTCCCACTCGTGATGATCTGGAACGGTTCCAATACATCCGCCGGAATAAGAAGCCCCTCACCCAGGAGCTTATCAATACAGACATTGCAGGTCGCGACTACCAGATTCGGGCTATCCGTTCAGTACTGGAAAGTATTGACCAGAAGAAACGCGATTTCCTGCTAGTGATGGCTACGGGCACTGGGAAGACCCGTACCTGCATTGCTCTGGTCGATGCATTGATGCGCGCTGGTCATGCCGAAAAGGTGCTGTTTCTGGTCGATCGCATTGCGTTGCGGGAGCAAGCCCTAGCTGCTTTTAAGGAACATCTGCCCCATGAACCGCGCTGGCCCAAAGTAGGGGAAAAGCTGATCGCCAAAGACCGTCGCATCTATATTTCGACCTATCCCACCATGCTCAACATCATTCGGGATGAGTTACAGCCGCTTTCATCCCATTTTTTTGATCTCATTGTGGTGGATGAAAGCCATCGCTCTATCTACAACACTTATAAGGAAGTCCTCGACTATTTCAAAACCATTACCCTCGGATTGACAGCTACCCCGACCGATGTCATTGACCACAACACTTTCCAGCTATTCCATTGCGAAGATGGGCTCCCCACCTTTGCCTACACCTTTGAGCAGGCGATCAATCATGTGCCGCCTTACCTGTGTAATTTTCAGGTGATGAAGATTCAGACCCGGTTCCAAATGGAGGGAATTAGCAAGCGCACGATCTCACTGGAAGACCAGAAAAAGCTGCTGTTGGAAGGAAAAGATGTCGAAGAGATCAATTTTGAAGGTTCCCAACTGGAAAAGCAGGTGATCAACAAAGGCACCAACACCCTGATCGTCAAAGAATTTATGGAGGAGTGCATCAAGGACCCCAATGGTGTGCTGCCCGGCAAGACCATCTTTTTCTGCTCCTCCAAAGCCCATGCTCGACGCATCGAAGAGATCTTTAACCAGCTCTATCCTCAGTACAAAGGCGAATTGGCCAAGGTGATGGTCTCTGAAGACCCTCGGGTCTACGGTAAAGGTGGTCTGCTGGACCAGTTCACTAACAACGATATGCCCCGCATTGCCATCAGTGTGGACATGCTCGATACAGGCATCGACGTGCGCGAAATCGTCAATCTGGTGTTTGCCAAGCCAGTCTACTCCTACACCAAGTTCTGGCAGATGATCGGGCGTGGCACCCGTTTGCTGGAGACCCGCAAACCCAAGCCCTGGTGTCCTGATAAAGATGTCTTCCTGATCCTGGATTGTTGGGACAATTTTGAATATTTCAAGCTCCAGCCCAAAGGGAAGGAGTTGCAGCCCCAGTTGCCCTTGCCAGTTCAGTTGGTGGGGCTGCGCCTCGATAAGCTCGAAAAGGCGATCGACTTGGGCCGTGACTCAATCGTCGAGCGGGAAATCACCAAGTTGCGCCAGCAGATTGCCGAACTGCCCAATAGCTCGGTCGTCATCAAGGAAGCCGCTGCTGCCCTAGCCTGTCTCGACGAGGAAAACTTCTGGATCACGCTGAATCACCAGAAGCTGGAGTTTCTGCGTACTGAAATCAAGCCACTCTTTCGCACAGTGTCTGAAGCTGATTTCAAGGCTATGCGCTTTGAGCGAGACCTGTTGGAATACTCCCTGTCCCAACTCAGCGATGAAACGGCAAAGGCGGAAACCCTGAAGGAAGGCATTATCGAGCAGATTAGCGAACTGCCACTTTCGGTCAACTTCGTTCAAGCCGAGGAAGAGTTAATCCGGGCAGTCCAAACCAATCGCTACTGGGCTAAGAGCGATGAAAGCGAGCTGGAAAACGCCCTCGATGAGTTGAATACGCGCCTTGGTCCGCTAATGAAGTTTCGTGAACAGACAGCGGCTTCTGGTCCGGTCTACCTGGATCTGACCGATACGCTGTACAACAAGGAAAGGGTGGAATTTGGTCCCCAACATGAATCAGTCAGCATTAGCCGCTACCGGGAGATGGTAGAAGCCCTGATTGCCGAGCTGACTGAGCACAACCCGGTACTGATCAAGATCAAGAATGGTGAAGCGATCGCCCCGGAGGAAGCCGAGGCGCTGGCTGAGCAGCTCCACGCCGAACACCCGCACATCACCGAAGACTTGTTGCGCCAGGTGTATAAGAACCGCAAGGCGCAGTTCATTCAGTTTATCCGCCACATCCTTGGCATCGCAATCCTGAAGAGCTTCCCGGAAACGGTCAGCGAAGCTTTCGATCAGTTTATCCAGCAGCACAGTAACCTGAGCAGCCGTCAACTGGAGTTTCTCAACCTGCTGAGGGGTTTTATCATCGATCGCGAGAAAGTAGAGAAGAAGGACCTGATCAACGCTCCGTTTACGGTAATTCATCCCCAGGGCATCCGAGGTGTCTTCAGCCCCGCAGAGATTAACGAAATTCTACAGCTCACCGAACGGCTGGCGGCTTGACGACGAGTACCCCAACACCTCAAAATTCAAGCCATGCTGCAAAATAACCCCGAACTTAAAAGCAAAATCGACCAACTCTGGGACAAGTTTTGGTCAGGTGGAATTTCCAACCCGCTCACGGCGATCGAGCAGATCACCTACCTTCTCTTTATGAAGCGGGTGGATGAGCTGGATCAGAAAAAGCAGGCCGATGCCGAGTGGACTGGCGAACCCTACACCTCCAAATTTGAAGGCACCTGGATCCCACCCGAATACCGAAATCAAGAGAATCCTGAGAAATACGCTATAGGTAAGGGTTCTCTGCGCTGGAGCGAGTTCAGGCGGATGCAGGCTGAAGAAATGCTCCAGCATGTCCAGGGTAGGGTTTTCCCGTTCCTCAAGGATCTGAATGGGGCTGAGTCCAACTTCTCCCACCACATGAAGAACGCGGTGTTCATCATCCCTAAACCCGGTCTCTTGGTAGAGGCGGTAAAGACGATCGACGAGATCTTCGAGATCATGGAGCGAGACTCCCAGGAAAAGGGGCAGGCATTTCAGGATATTCAGGGGGATGTTTATGAAGTGCTGCTCTCGGAGATTGCTACGGCGGGCAAGAATGGACAGTTTCGCACACCCCGCCACATTATCAAGCTGATGGCGGAACTGGTGCAGCCGCAACTGGGGCACCGCATCGCTGACCCAGCCTGTGGCACGGGGGGCTTTTTGCTGGGCGTTTATCAGTACATTGTTACGCAGCTTGCCATCAGAGCTGGGAAAACTGATTTACAACCTGATGAGGATGGATTTGTCCGTACCTCAGTGGCAGTGGCACTCACCGAAGATGCTCAGACGATTCTGCAAAATTCTCTCTACGGCTACGACATCGACGGCACGATGGTGCGTCTGGGTCTGATGAACCTGATGATGCACGGCATTGATGAGCCCAACATCGACTACAAAGACACCCTGAGCAAGAGCTACACCCAAGAGGCTGAGTATGACATCGTCATGGCCAACCCGCCCTTTACTGGCAGCATTGACAAGGGCGACATCAACGAACACCTCTCTATCTCTACCACCAAGACTGAGTTGCTGTTTGTGGAGAATATCTATCGCCTGCTGAGAAAGGGCGGTACGGCCTGCGTGATTGTGCCGCAAGGGGTGTTGTTTGGTTCTGGTAAGGCATTCAAGGATCTCCGCAAGCTGCTGGTGGAGCGCTGCGACCTGAAGGCGGTAATCAGCATGCCCAGCGGCGTCTTCAAACCCTACGCCGGGGTTAGCACGGCTATTCTACTCTTTACTAAGGTCTGGGGGCCAAAAGAGAAGGTCACTCAACCCGCGACTGAACACGTTTGGTTCTACGAAATGAAAAGCGATGGTTACTCGCTCGATGACAAGCGTGAGAAGCCAAAGGACAAGAAGGACTATGGCGATTTGCAGGATATCGTTGTCAGATATCATGCTCGCAATCCAAAAACGGACACTGACCGGATCATTACGGATAGAAACAAATGTTTTATGGTGCCTCTTGCTGATATTGAAGCTGAGGGCTATGACCTCTCTTTAAGCCGGTACAAGGAGGATGTGTTTGAAGAGGTGCAGTACGAACCACCGGGCATGATTTTGGACAGGCTACTTAAGGCAGAAGTAGGCGAAGCTGATGAAGTAGTCCTCGCTAAAGTACAAAACGGGATTGTGCAGGAACTCCTAGAGTTGCGGGGGATGATTGGATGACAACCTCTGATAAAAAAACACTAGGCTCTGTTATCTCCATAACGAAAGGGAAAAAGCATTCCATTGTTGATTCTGCATCGCCCACCTCAAAAAGATTAATTGGGATCGATGACCTTAGGAACGATAATCTTATTCGTTTTACGGATGATAGATCCGGCACCGAAGCTGTTCCCGATGATGTTCTGATTGCGTGGGATGGTGCCAATGCAGGTACCGTAGGATTTGGCAAATCCGGTTACATAGGTAGTACTATTGCGCGACTGAGACCGAAAGAAAAAGGTAAGTTTTACACCCCGTTTTTAGGGCTGCTGCTTCAATCCAAATTTAGTTACCTGAGACAAACTGCAACTGGCGCAACCATTCCGCATATTAATCGAAAAGCCTTAGAGGGCATCATTTTGCCGGACATTGATATTAACGACCAAAAGCGGATTGCCTATCTGCTCGGCAAAGTGGAAGGGACGATCGCCCAGCGCAAAGAACACCTGCAACAACTCGACGACCTGCTCAAAAGCGTCTTTCTGGAGATGTTCGGCGATCCCGTACGGAATCCTAAAAATCACAAGATTTCAATTCTGGCTCCTTACATAACACATTTAACAAGTGGTGGTCGTGGGTGGGCTAAATATTATGCTCCTTCGGGAAAGCGCTTCATTCGTTCTCTAGACGTTCAGATGAATAATATTGGCTCG
This window contains:
- a CDS encoding helix-turn-helix domain-containing protein, whose translation is MSASPQISTPQVLPQGLYTARELRLTLARYRQRNVPDRTLRWWRNQLGIEPTSEGFYTEQDLAILIQLVRWLGRGGTVKQFFVKLQEKVNASES
- a CDS encoding ribbon-helix-helix protein, CopG family; its protein translation is MHETLVATNKSRIVSYVDPEIKEKLERLAEVRLRSLSNLIEAALVDEVARAEASGELPKKTGQKN
- a CDS encoding ribbon-helix-helix domain-containing protein, producing MKRIVLSVPDDFYEALQNLADQETRSVPNLVLWLTAKALREGQEQSVRKAS
- a CDS encoding Uma2 family endonuclease → MTVATRPVSFEEWLTYEDGTDRRFELDRGVLVEMGQAKGRHGDIMEFLSDQFKAEIASMGLPWVSKMGGQVAIRVPQVGRRDTSRVPDVVVLPSEQWRSLANKEAVIELSEPAPPLVVEVVSTGTETTDHRKKRAEYNIVGIPCYVLVDWIDFDHNKKPGDKRVTVLTLVEGLYDEAVYRGDEVVLIPTFPGLQLTASQIIHASV
- a CDS encoding type I restriction endonuclease subunit R, with the protein product MKSEKQTRIELIDQLLAQSGWNVKDPTQVVEEFDILTAQSARVAEPPVSYKGHQFSDYVLLGKDGKPLAVVEAKKSSKDAAIGREQAKQYCYNIQQQLGGDLPFCFYTNGHDIYFWDLDNYPPRKVLGFPTRDDLERFQYIRRNKKPLTQELINTDIAGRDYQIRAIRSVLESIDQKKRDFLLVMATGTGKTRTCIALVDALMRAGHAEKVLFLVDRIALREQALAAFKEHLPHEPRWPKVGEKLIAKDRRIYISTYPTMLNIIRDELQPLSSHFFDLIVVDESHRSIYNTYKEVLDYFKTITLGLTATPTDVIDHNTFQLFHCEDGLPTFAYTFEQAINHVPPYLCNFQVMKIQTRFQMEGISKRTISLEDQKKLLLEGKDVEEINFEGSQLEKQVINKGTNTLIVKEFMEECIKDPNGVLPGKTIFFCSSKAHARRIEEIFNQLYPQYKGELAKVMVSEDPRVYGKGGLLDQFTNNDMPRIAISVDMLDTGIDVREIVNLVFAKPVYSYTKFWQMIGRGTRLLETRKPKPWCPDKDVFLILDCWDNFEYFKLQPKGKELQPQLPLPVQLVGLRLDKLEKAIDLGRDSIVEREITKLRQQIAELPNSSVVIKEAAAALACLDEENFWITLNHQKLEFLRTEIKPLFRTVSEADFKAMRFERDLLEYSLSQLSDETAKAETLKEGIIEQISELPLSVNFVQAEEELIRAVQTNRYWAKSDESELENALDELNTRLGPLMKFREQTAASGPVYLDLTDTLYNKERVEFGPQHESVSISRYREMVEALIAELTEHNPVLIKIKNGEAIAPEEAEALAEQLHAEHPHITEDLLRQVYKNRKAQFIQFIRHILGIAILKSFPETVSEAFDQFIQQHSNLSSRQLEFLNLLRGFIIDREKVEKKDLINAPFTVIHPQGIRGVFSPAEINEILQLTERLAA
- a CDS encoding type I restriction-modification system subunit M, translating into MLQNNPELKSKIDQLWDKFWSGGISNPLTAIEQITYLLFMKRVDELDQKKQADAEWTGEPYTSKFEGTWIPPEYRNQENPEKYAIGKGSLRWSEFRRMQAEEMLQHVQGRVFPFLKDLNGAESNFSHHMKNAVFIIPKPGLLVEAVKTIDEIFEIMERDSQEKGQAFQDIQGDVYEVLLSEIATAGKNGQFRTPRHIIKLMAELVQPQLGHRIADPACGTGGFLLGVYQYIVTQLAIRAGKTDLQPDEDGFVRTSVAVALTEDAQTILQNSLYGYDIDGTMVRLGLMNLMMHGIDEPNIDYKDTLSKSYTQEAEYDIVMANPPFTGSIDKGDINEHLSISTTKTELLFVENIYRLLRKGGTACVIVPQGVLFGSGKAFKDLRKLLVERCDLKAVISMPSGVFKPYAGVSTAILLFTKVWGPKEKVTQPATEHVWFYEMKSDGYSLDDKREKPKDKKDYGDLQDIVVRYHARNPKTDTDRIITDRNKCFMVPLADIEAEGYDLSLSRYKEDVFEEVQYEPPGMILDRLLKAEVGEADEVVLAKVQNGIVQELLELRGMIG
- a CDS encoding restriction endonuclease subunit S, producing the protein MTTSDKKTLGSVISITKGKKHSIVDSASPTSKRLIGIDDLRNDNLIRFTDDRSGTEAVPDDVLIAWDGANAGTVGFGKSGYIGSTIARLRPKEKGKFYTPFLGLLLQSKFSYLRQTATGATIPHINRKALEGIILPDIDINDQKRIAYLLGKVEGTIAQRKEHLQQLDDLLKSVFLEMFGDPVRNPKNHKISILAPYITHLTSGGRGWAKYYAPSGKRFIRSLDVQMNNIGSDDVVYVDPPDNKEAERTRVKPDDVLLTITGSKIGRVCYVPKNFEEAYK